A genome region from Mycobacterium sp. 3519A includes the following:
- a CDS encoding MarR family winged helix-turn-helix transcriptional regulator, which yields MVANRANFRGNDIGVLAGRLLFAVQDELFSRLHGAGFDDIVPRHGAVLAYLRPEGVRATEVARLSGQLKQVIGVIIDDLEALGYVRRKPDPADRRAKLVVPTARGRRQMEAADSIMADIMRRHARNLGAAEFRQFLANFNTVIEHQRAAAQDAAP from the coding sequence GTGGTGGCGAATCGGGCGAATTTCAGAGGCAACGACATCGGCGTGCTGGCCGGTCGGTTGCTGTTCGCCGTGCAGGATGAATTGTTCAGTCGCCTGCATGGCGCAGGGTTTGACGACATCGTGCCACGACACGGTGCGGTACTGGCATATCTTCGCCCCGAGGGGGTTCGAGCAACAGAGGTCGCCCGGTTATCGGGTCAGCTCAAGCAGGTCATCGGGGTGATCATCGACGACCTCGAGGCCTTGGGTTACGTCAGGCGTAAGCCCGATCCAGCCGACCGCCGAGCCAAACTGGTCGTGCCGACCGCACGGGGACGCAGACAGATGGAGGCGGCCGATTCGATCATGGCCGACATCATGAGGCGGCATGCCCGCAACCTGGGTGCAGCGGAGTTCCGTCAGTTCCTCGCAAACTTCAACACCGTCATCGAGCACCAGCGGGCAGCGGCGCAGGACGCCGCGCCGTAG
- a CDS encoding FAD-binding oxidoreductase, giving the protein MDGPLFLAGGAGYAEEVAVFNQSVAHHASMVVGAECAADVSRAVEFASREGMGIAVLNTGHGPSLPTDARTLLVTTRRMNKIDIDPVNRTARVEAGVRFGELVDAAAAHELAPLAGSSPGVGVVGYTLSGGASSTVGRKYGWASDHVTSLDVVTADGSLHRVTPQSGADLFAALLGGKSNFGIVTAMEFALFPVTHLYAGSLFFSGDHIGPVLRAYRELTTTAPDELTSGLGLLNFPPLPHLPLFMQGRLAVSVRISYVGDADAGQRLIEPLRHAAPVELDTIAEIPYTQFATITNDPTDPATAVEHFGLLRELTEDTVDAIVEAVGPDTNSQLNIVDIRHLQGAFGRPSPVPNAVGRRDAAFAYFGLTVVPPGQQVADFADCGRELVEALQPWACDGAHPSFLGPADATMSGTRRAYADDTYQALRAAKAKYDPHNRFRTNHNIPPGSDSMTTG; this is encoded by the coding sequence TTGGACGGTCCACTTTTCCTCGCGGGCGGCGCAGGCTACGCCGAGGAGGTGGCGGTCTTCAATCAGTCAGTGGCGCACCACGCTTCGATGGTGGTTGGTGCGGAGTGCGCGGCAGATGTGAGTAGGGCCGTGGAGTTCGCGTCGCGTGAGGGCATGGGGATTGCCGTACTCAACACCGGTCACGGTCCGTCGTTACCAACCGATGCCCGAACTCTGCTCGTCACGACGAGGCGAATGAACAAGATCGACATCGATCCCGTCAACAGGACGGCGCGTGTCGAGGCGGGGGTCCGGTTCGGCGAGCTCGTGGATGCCGCGGCAGCACATGAGCTTGCGCCGCTGGCCGGCTCATCGCCCGGAGTCGGCGTGGTGGGTTACACCTTGAGCGGCGGGGCCAGCTCGACCGTCGGGCGGAAATACGGTTGGGCGTCTGACCATGTCACATCGCTCGATGTGGTGACGGCGGACGGGTCGTTGCATCGGGTGACCCCGCAATCGGGGGCAGATCTGTTCGCCGCACTACTCGGGGGGAAGAGCAACTTCGGCATCGTCACGGCGATGGAGTTCGCACTGTTCCCGGTGACCCATCTCTACGCCGGGTCCTTGTTCTTCTCCGGTGACCATATCGGCCCGGTCTTGCGTGCCTATCGTGAACTCACGACGACCGCTCCCGACGAGCTCACCTCCGGGCTGGGGCTGTTGAACTTCCCGCCGCTTCCTCATCTTCCGCTTTTCATGCAGGGCAGGCTCGCCGTGTCGGTGCGGATCTCCTACGTGGGTGACGCCGATGCGGGGCAGCGTTTGATCGAACCGTTGCGTCACGCGGCACCGGTCGAACTCGACACCATCGCCGAGATTCCCTACACGCAGTTCGCGACCATCACCAATGACCCGACCGATCCCGCAACGGCCGTCGAGCACTTCGGACTGCTACGCGAACTGACCGAAGACACCGTCGACGCGATCGTCGAGGCGGTCGGTCCCGATACAAACAGCCAGCTGAATATCGTCGACATTCGCCACCTGCAAGGAGCTTTCGGCCGACCCTCACCGGTGCCGAACGCGGTGGGCAGGCGCGACGCTGCGTTCGCCTACTTCGGGTTGACCGTGGTGCCGCCCGGCCAGCAGGTTGCCGATTTCGCCGATTGCGGACGCGAACTCGTCGAGGCGTTGCAGCCGTGGGCGTGTGACGGCGCTCACCCGAGCTTCCTTGGTCCGGCCGATGCCACGATGTCGGGCACCCGCCGCGCCTATGCCGACGATACGTACCAGGCGCTGCGTGCGGCCAAGGCCAAGTACGATCCGCACAACCGGTTTCGCACCAACCACAACATTCCGCCGGGCAGCGACAGCATGACGACCGGCTAG